One window from the genome of Cryptomeria japonica chromosome 6, Sugi_1.0, whole genome shotgun sequence encodes:
- the LOC131876566 gene encoding uncharacterized protein LOC131876566, producing the protein MDEIRVAKDVLYQDDMMMYENCNRHENEFGEVEEQEEPFDVKYPYLQDFQDVFPEELSGLPPKRIFDFSIELLPGAAPISKAPYRMTMIELMDLKAQLQELLDKGLIRPSVLPRGAPIIFVKKKDGTL; encoded by the coding sequence ATGGATGAAATCAGGGTTGCAAAGGATGTCCTATATCAGGATGATATGATGATGTATGAGAATTGTAATCGTCATGAAAATGAGTTTGGTGAAGTTGAAGAACAAGAAGAGCCTTTTGATGTGAAATATCCTTACCTCCAAGATTTTCAGGATGTATTCCCAGAGGAATTGTCTGGCTTACCACCAAAAAGGATATTCGATTTTTCCATCGAATTATTACCAGGAGCAGCACCTATATCCAAAGCCCCTTATCGGATGACAATGATCGAGTTAATGGATTTAAAGGCCCAACTTCAAGAACTCCTAGATAAGGGATTGATAAGACCTAGTGTGTTGCCTCGGGGGGCACCAATAATCTTtgttaaaaagaaagatgggactCTCTGA